The Micromonospora sp. Llam0 genome includes a window with the following:
- a CDS encoding thiolase family protein, producing MPREVRDVVFVDGVRTPFGKAGGMYAHTRADDLVIRCIRELLRRNPQLPPDRVEEVAIAATTQTGDQGLTIGRTAALLAGLPKTVPGFAIDRMCAGAMTAVTSVAGGVAMGAYDVAIAGGVEHMGRHPMGEGVDPNPRILAEKLVDPSALIMGATAENLHDRLPGITKARADAFALASQVKTAKAYANGKLQPDLVPVAVRDPETGWGLAVVDEAPRETSLEKLATLKTPFRPHGRVTAGNAAGLNDGATASVIAAEDVARDLGLPVAMRLVSYGFVGVEPEVMGVGPIPATEKALRLAGLGIDDIGLFELNEAFAVQVLAFLDHFGIDADYPRVNPWGGAIAIGHPLASSGVRLMTQLARQFAEHPEVRYGLTAMCIGIGMGGSVIWENPAWTGPAQQGDEN from the coding sequence GTGCCGCGTGAAGTCCGGGACGTCGTCTTTGTCGACGGCGTCCGTACCCCGTTCGGCAAGGCCGGCGGGATGTACGCCCACACCCGTGCCGACGACCTCGTCATCCGCTGCATCCGCGAACTGCTGCGGCGCAATCCGCAACTGCCCCCCGACCGGGTCGAGGAGGTAGCCATCGCGGCGACCACCCAGACCGGGGACCAGGGGCTCACCATCGGTCGCACCGCCGCGCTGCTGGCCGGGCTACCCAAGACGGTGCCCGGCTTCGCCATCGACCGGATGTGCGCCGGCGCGATGACCGCGGTCACCTCGGTAGCCGGCGGCGTCGCGATGGGCGCCTACGACGTGGCCATCGCCGGCGGCGTCGAACACATGGGCCGGCACCCGATGGGCGAAGGCGTCGACCCCAACCCACGCATCCTGGCCGAGAAGCTGGTCGACCCGTCCGCGCTGATCATGGGCGCGACCGCGGAGAACCTGCACGACCGGCTGCCCGGCATCACCAAGGCACGCGCCGACGCCTTCGCCCTCGCCTCCCAGGTCAAGACCGCCAAGGCGTACGCCAACGGCAAGCTGCAGCCCGACCTGGTCCCGGTCGCGGTCCGCGACCCGGAGACCGGCTGGGGGCTGGCAGTCGTCGACGAGGCCCCCCGGGAGACCTCGCTGGAGAAGCTGGCCACCCTCAAGACCCCGTTCCGGCCACACGGCCGGGTCACCGCCGGCAACGCCGCCGGGCTCAACGACGGCGCGACCGCCAGCGTGATCGCCGCCGAGGACGTGGCCCGCGACCTGGGTCTGCCGGTGGCGATGCGGCTGGTCTCGTACGGCTTCGTCGGCGTCGAACCGGAGGTGATGGGCGTCGGCCCGATCCCGGCCACCGAGAAGGCGCTGCGGCTGGCCGGGCTGGGCATCGACGACATCGGCCTGTTCGAGCTGAACGAGGCGTTCGCCGTCCAGGTGTTGGCCTTCCTCGACCACTTCGGCATCGACGCCGACTACCCGCGGGTCAACCCGTGGGGTGGCGCCATCGCCATCGGGCACCCGCTGGCCTCCTCCGGCGTACGGCTGATGACCCAGCTGGCCCGGCAGTTCGCCGAACATCCCGAGGTGCGCTACGGGCTGACCGCGATGTGCATCGGCATCGGCATGGGCGGCTCGGTCATCTGGGAGAACCCGGCCTGGACCGGCCCGGCACAGCAGGGAGACGAGAACTGA
- the galE gene encoding UDP-glucose 4-epimerase GalE — translation MKVLIAGGAGFIGSTIASACLDDGIEPVVLDNLSTGRIEFTRDRIFYQGDIADGALIDRIFAEHPDISAVVHAAALIVVPESVAEPLRYYRENVAKSIDFIDHVARNGAERYLFSSSASIYRPGEDFSVDESSPLEPTSPYARTKAVMEMLLADCAAAMPLRALSLRYFNPIGADPQLRTGLQIRQPTHVLGKLITAVQTGAEFTITGVDWPTRDGSGIRDYIHVWDLARAHVQALRHFDEILPVGADRRYEVLNLGTGDGTTVREFVEAFRSVVDQPLRVRDTGPRPGDAAGSYTRSVRARRLLDWKPELSIADGIRHSLAWSARRDQVLDD, via the coding sequence GTGAAGGTTCTGATCGCCGGAGGCGCGGGCTTCATCGGCAGTACGATCGCCTCCGCCTGCCTCGACGACGGCATCGAGCCGGTGGTGCTGGACAACCTGAGCACCGGGCGGATCGAGTTCACCCGCGACCGGATCTTCTACCAGGGCGACATCGCCGACGGCGCACTGATCGACCGGATCTTCGCCGAACACCCGGACATCAGCGCGGTGGTGCACGCCGCGGCGCTGATCGTGGTGCCCGAATCGGTCGCCGAACCGCTGCGCTACTACCGGGAGAACGTCGCGAAGTCGATCGACTTCATCGACCACGTGGCCCGCAACGGAGCCGAGCGGTACCTGTTCAGCTCCTCGGCGTCGATCTACCGGCCGGGTGAGGACTTCTCCGTCGACGAGTCCTCGCCGCTCGAGCCGACCAGCCCGTACGCGCGGACCAAGGCGGTGATGGAGATGCTGCTCGCCGACTGCGCCGCCGCCATGCCGCTGCGGGCACTGTCGCTGCGCTACTTCAACCCGATCGGCGCCGACCCGCAGCTGCGTACCGGCCTGCAGATCCGCCAGCCCACCCACGTCCTCGGCAAGCTGATCACCGCCGTGCAGACCGGGGCCGAGTTCACCATCACCGGGGTCGACTGGCCCACCCGCGACGGCTCGGGAATCCGCGACTACATCCACGTCTGGGACCTGGCCCGGGCGCACGTGCAGGCGCTGCGCCACTTCGACGAGATCCTGCCGGTCGGCGCCGACCGTCGCTACGAGGTGCTCAACCTCGGCACCGGCGACGGCACCACGGTGCGTGAGTTCGTCGAGGCCTTCCGCTCGGTGGTCGACCAGCCGCTGCGGGTCCGGGACACCGGGCCCCGCCCCGGTGACGCCGCCGGCTCGTACACCCGCAGCGTCCGGGCGCGTCGGCTACTCGACTGGAAGCCCGAGCTGTCCATCGCCGACGGGATCCGGCACTCGCTGGCCTGGTCGGCGCGGCGGGACCAGGTGCTCGACGACTGA
- a CDS encoding HRDC domain-containing protein, translated as MTDESPLRRRTAQRPAGSEPHHPLAQPPASDVVGSDSPPGGPVALTAPRDGTPAPVADDDALAEAVARFAAGSGPVAIDAERASGYRYTQRAYLVQLRRAGAGTALIDPLPLPELGTLDAAIADAEWVLHAASQDLPCLADVGLRPRRLFDTELAARLAGYERVGLAALTEALLGFSLEKHHSAADWSTRPLPESWLTYAALDVELLVELRDVLALELERQGKQQWAAEEFAALVAWGSQPTRVRPEPWRRTSGIHRVRGARAQARVRALWQARDDVAARRDSAPGRVLPDSAVIAAAELDPRDERALLALPGFNGRSVRRLARIWLDALDIARALPDDALPTTPPVDGPPPPHRWAERDPAAAARLARCREVVIRTAAANLLPPENLIAPDSVRRLAWTPPEEITDESVAATLQGFGARTWQVSLIVAELSAALRDPPQ; from the coding sequence GTGACCGACGAATCCCCCCTGCGCCGTCGGACCGCGCAACGCCCAGCAGGGAGCGAGCCGCACCACCCGCTGGCGCAGCCGCCGGCGTCCGATGTCGTGGGGTCCGACTCCCCGCCCGGCGGGCCCGTTGCGCTGACCGCTCCCCGCGACGGCACCCCTGCACCGGTGGCCGACGACGACGCTCTCGCCGAGGCCGTCGCCCGGTTCGCTGCCGGCTCCGGTCCGGTCGCCATCGACGCCGAACGCGCCTCCGGATACCGCTACACCCAACGTGCCTATCTGGTGCAGTTGCGCCGGGCGGGTGCCGGTACGGCGTTGATCGACCCGCTGCCGCTGCCGGAGCTGGGCACGCTCGACGCCGCGATCGCCGATGCCGAATGGGTGCTGCACGCCGCCAGCCAGGATCTGCCCTGCCTGGCCGATGTCGGGCTGCGCCCACGCCGGTTGTTCGACACCGAGTTGGCCGCCCGGCTGGCCGGCTACGAGCGGGTGGGGCTGGCCGCGCTGACCGAGGCGCTGCTCGGCTTCTCGCTGGAGAAGCATCACTCCGCCGCCGACTGGTCGACCCGCCCGCTACCGGAGTCGTGGCTGACCTATGCGGCGCTCGACGTCGAACTGCTGGTCGAGCTGCGGGACGTACTCGCTCTGGAGTTGGAACGCCAGGGCAAGCAGCAGTGGGCGGCTGAGGAGTTCGCCGCCCTGGTCGCCTGGGGCAGCCAGCCGACCCGGGTGCGGCCGGAGCCGTGGCGGCGGACCTCCGGCATCCATCGGGTACGCGGAGCGCGGGCCCAGGCCCGGGTACGCGCGCTGTGGCAGGCCCGAGACGACGTCGCCGCCCGCCGCGATTCGGCACCGGGCCGGGTGCTGCCGGATTCGGCGGTCATCGCGGCGGCCGAACTCGACCCCCGGGACGAGCGGGCCCTGCTGGCGTTGCCTGGTTTCAACGGACGCTCGGTCCGGCGGTTGGCGCGAATCTGGCTGGACGCACTGGACATCGCCCGCGCCCTGCCCGACGACGCCCTGCCGACCACGCCCCCGGTCGACGGCCCTCCCCCGCCGCACCGCTGGGCGGAACGGGACCCGGCGGCCGCGGCACGGCTGGCCCGTTGCCGGGAGGTGGTGATCCGGACGGCCGCGGCGAACCTGCTGCCACCGGAGAACCTGATCGCGCCGGACTCGGTCCGCCGACTCGCCTGGACTCCGCCCGAGGAGATCACCGACGAGTCGGTGGCGGCGACGTTGCAGGGGTTCGGTGCCCGCACCTGGCAGGTGTCGTTGATCGTGGCGGAGCTGAGCGCCGCGCTGCGGGACCCGCCGCAGTAG
- a CDS encoding S1C family serine protease encodes MTSGYDDPRSVAVPDIPGPRHAAPEAQALPAAGAADNAYAAEDAYAAEDAYPAEEAHAVSEPPPAPDLSTSWSPAKATSDRPGSWAPPADQLRRVTPVRRGWPGATALLLVLLLAGLAGFQTYQIRQLTTRLAEVDQRLARAQGADADRFELVEARAAELERQVGAAFDPEAIATAVLPSVFRVSAGRFTGTAFAVGESAGGGTDLLTNYHVVEPSYLAGNRRVFLERDGERIEAAVVAVDEDSDVAQLRTDRSFPGLPPAPDEVKSGQQIVVVGAPLGLVDSVTTGVVSALRDADDSAGPVIQFDAPINPGNSGGPVINSSKQVVGIATAKARDAEGIGLAVPIRTACDVFEIC; translated from the coding sequence ATGACCAGTGGGTACGACGATCCGCGCTCCGTCGCTGTGCCGGACATCCCCGGTCCGCGGCACGCCGCACCGGAGGCGCAGGCGCTGCCGGCGGCCGGCGCCGCCGACAACGCTTACGCCGCCGAGGACGCTTACGCCGCCGAGGACGCTTACCCGGCCGAGGAAGCTCATGCCGTCAGCGAGCCGCCCCCTGCTCCCGACCTGTCGACGTCCTGGTCGCCGGCCAAGGCGACCTCGGACCGTCCGGGCTCGTGGGCGCCGCCGGCCGACCAACTCCGCCGGGTCACCCCGGTCCGGCGGGGATGGCCAGGGGCGACCGCGCTGCTGCTGGTCCTGCTCCTGGCCGGCCTGGCGGGTTTCCAGACGTACCAGATCCGCCAGTTGACCACCCGACTGGCCGAGGTCGACCAGCGGCTGGCCCGGGCGCAGGGCGCCGACGCCGACCGCTTCGAGTTGGTCGAGGCGCGCGCCGCCGAGTTGGAACGGCAGGTCGGTGCGGCCTTCGACCCGGAGGCGATCGCCACGGCGGTGCTGCCCAGCGTCTTCCGGGTCAGTGCCGGACGGTTCACCGGCACGGCCTTCGCGGTGGGCGAGTCAGCCGGCGGCGGCACCGACCTGCTGACCAACTACCACGTCGTCGAGCCCAGCTATCTGGCCGGCAATCGGCGCGTCTTTCTGGAGCGCGACGGTGAACGGATCGAGGCGGCGGTCGTCGCGGTGGACGAGGACAGCGACGTGGCGCAGCTGCGGACCGACCGTTCCTTCCCCGGCCTGCCGCCAGCTCCCGACGAGGTCAAGTCCGGCCAGCAGATCGTAGTCGTCGGGGCACCGCTCGGGCTCGTCGACTCGGTGACCACCGGGGTGGTCAGCGCGTTGCGGGACGCCGACGACAGCGCCGGCCCGGTCATCCAGTTCGACGCTCCGATCAACCCCGGCAACTCCGGCGGGCCGGTGATCAACAGCAGCAAGCAGGTGGTGGGCATCGCCACCGCGAAGGCGCGCGACGCCGAGGGGATCGGGTTGGCTGTGCCGATCCGTACCGCCTGCGACGTGTTCGAGATCTGCTGA
- a CDS encoding DUF3000 domain-containing protein, which translates to MAPLTALPEAFHRAVAGLRAVTPREEIQIEEVGAPQRLAPYAFALSATVLRGSDEVATGRLVLLHDPDGHDAWQGTLRLVTYVTADLEVDLVADPLLPTVGWTWLTDALDAHGAAYGALGGTVTQTCSTRFGELAGPPAGGDIEIRASWTPSTTGLDAHLRAWCDLLASTAGLPPPGVTVLPGGRRPAGTA; encoded by the coding sequence ATGGCCCCCCTTACCGCGTTGCCCGAGGCGTTCCACCGCGCCGTCGCCGGACTGCGCGCGGTGACCCCTCGGGAGGAGATCCAGATCGAGGAGGTCGGCGCCCCCCAGCGGCTGGCCCCGTACGCGTTCGCGTTGAGCGCCACGGTGCTGCGCGGCTCGGACGAGGTGGCCACCGGCCGGTTGGTCCTGCTGCACGACCCGGACGGACACGACGCCTGGCAGGGCACCCTGCGCCTGGTCACCTACGTCACCGCCGACCTGGAGGTCGACCTGGTCGCGGACCCGCTGCTGCCGACCGTCGGCTGGACCTGGTTGACCGATGCGTTGGACGCCCACGGGGCCGCCTACGGCGCGCTGGGCGGCACGGTGACCCAGACCTGCTCCACCCGGTTCGGCGAGCTGGCCGGCCCGCCTGCGGGCGGCGACATCGAGATCCGTGCCTCGTGGACGCCGTCGACCACCGGGCTCGACGCGCACCTGAGGGCCTGGTGTGACCTGCTGGCGTCGACCGCCGGCCTGCCACCGCCGGGGGTGACGGTGCTGCCGGGCGGGCGGCGGCCGGCCGGCACCGCCTGA
- the hemE gene encoding uroporphyrinogen decarboxylase — MTTTTPGNAAHDATPDTPVPAPLATSAFVRACRREPVPHTPVWFMRQAGRSLPEYRQLRSGIGMLESCRRPDLVAEITMQPVRRHGVDAAILFSDIVVPVAAAGVELDIVAGTGPVIAEPVRSAADVGRLRRITPDDVGFVDEAVRLLVAALGATPLIGFAGAPFTLASYLVEGGPSRTHGRTKALMHGDPQTWHALCARLAEITLEFLRVQVAAGVAAVQLFDSWAGTLSEADYRRHVLPHSAAVLHGLADAGVPRIHFGVGTAELLGAMGEAGADVVGVDWRTPLDAATVRIGPDRAVQGNLDPCLLLAPWPVVQSEVRRVLADGLAAPGHVFNLGHGVLPETDPDVLTRVVELVHETSQR, encoded by the coding sequence ATGACCACGACGACGCCGGGCAACGCCGCCCACGACGCGACACCCGACACACCCGTCCCGGCCCCGCTGGCCACCTCCGCATTCGTCCGGGCCTGTCGCCGGGAACCGGTGCCGCACACGCCGGTGTGGTTCATGCGCCAGGCCGGTCGATCGCTGCCCGAGTACCGCCAGCTGCGCAGCGGCATCGGCATGCTGGAGTCCTGCCGGCGGCCGGACCTGGTCGCCGAGATCACCATGCAGCCGGTGCGCCGGCACGGCGTGGACGCCGCGATTCTGTTCAGCGACATCGTCGTTCCGGTGGCGGCGGCCGGCGTCGAGTTGGACATCGTCGCCGGCACCGGGCCGGTCATCGCCGAACCGGTTCGCAGCGCCGCCGATGTCGGTCGGCTCCGCCGGATCACCCCCGACGACGTCGGCTTCGTCGACGAGGCGGTCCGGCTGCTGGTCGCCGCGCTCGGCGCGACCCCGCTGATCGGGTTCGCGGGTGCGCCGTTCACCCTGGCCAGCTACCTGGTCGAAGGCGGACCGTCGCGAACCCACGGGCGGACCAAGGCCCTGATGCACGGCGATCCGCAGACCTGGCACGCGCTCTGCGCCCGGCTCGCCGAGATCACCCTGGAGTTCCTCCGGGTGCAGGTCGCGGCGGGTGTCGCCGCGGTCCAGCTGTTCGACTCCTGGGCCGGGACGCTCTCCGAGGCCGACTACCGCCGGCATGTACTGCCGCACTCCGCAGCGGTGCTGCACGGCCTGGCCGACGCCGGCGTGCCCCGGATCCATTTCGGAGTGGGGACCGCCGAACTGCTCGGTGCGATGGGCGAGGCCGGCGCGGACGTGGTGGGGGTGGACTGGCGTACCCCGCTGGACGCCGCGACCGTGCGGATCGGTCCGGACCGCGCCGTGCAGGGCAACCTCGACCCGTGTCTGCTGCTCGCGCCGTGGCCGGTGGTGCAGTCCGAGGTCCGGCGGGTGCTGGCCGACGGACTCGCCGCCCCGGGACACGTGTTCAACCTCGGTCACGGGGTGCTGCCGGAGACCGACCCGGACGTGCTGACCAGGGTCGTCGAGCTGGTGCACGAGACGTCGCAGCGCTGA
- the hemG gene encoding protoporphyrinogen oxidase, with protein MQQPWRIAVVGGGIAGLAAASRLRDRAPAGTRITVFEQSDELGGKLRTGEFAGLPVERGAEAFLMRDPAGGDSAAVTLARRVGLGDQLRHPAVSQAALARGGQFVPLPAGTLIGVPGDLAAVARVARAEPERDADQGRPLLQPDEDVAVGELVRRRLGDEVVEQLVDPMLGGVYAGRADTLSLATTIPGLATAARTEHTLVAAVRAALAARPPAAAGAPVFAAVDGGLSRLVAAVRAALSAADGAAEVRLRTSAVVRELAASAAGWRLTVGPTRSAERVDVDAVVLAVPARPAARLLAAVDSAAAVRVGALEYASIALVTLAVPQPQLPEISGFLVPATERTMTKAVTLFSTKWAQLRRSDGLAVVRASVGRHGDERLLQRSDDELVDAVRTELTRLTGVRQPAAVQSHVQRWGGALPQYPPGHLSRVAAARRSLRAAGHRLALAGAAYDGIGIPVCVRSGENAADEILTNLEGVRR; from the coding sequence ATGCAGCAACCGTGGCGAATCGCCGTGGTGGGTGGCGGGATCGCCGGGCTGGCCGCGGCGTCGCGGCTGCGCGACCGGGCACCCGCCGGGACCCGGATCACGGTCTTCGAGCAGTCCGACGAGCTGGGCGGCAAGCTGCGTACCGGGGAATTCGCCGGGCTGCCGGTGGAACGCGGCGCCGAGGCGTTCCTGATGCGGGATCCGGCCGGCGGCGACTCCGCAGCGGTCACGCTGGCCCGCCGGGTCGGCCTCGGCGACCAGCTGCGTCACCCGGCAGTCAGCCAGGCCGCCTTGGCCCGGGGCGGACAGTTCGTCCCGCTACCCGCCGGGACGCTGATCGGCGTGCCCGGCGACCTCGCGGCGGTGGCCCGGGTGGCCCGCGCCGAACCGGAGCGCGATGCCGACCAGGGCCGGCCGTTGCTGCAGCCGGACGAGGACGTCGCCGTCGGTGAGCTGGTCCGTCGCCGGCTGGGTGACGAGGTCGTCGAGCAACTGGTCGACCCGATGCTCGGCGGGGTGTACGCGGGCCGGGCCGACACCTTGTCGTTGGCCACCACCATCCCGGGGCTGGCGACGGCGGCCCGCACGGAACACACCCTGGTCGCGGCGGTCCGGGCGGCGCTGGCCGCCCGGCCACCGGCGGCGGCCGGCGCGCCGGTTTTCGCCGCCGTCGACGGCGGGCTGAGTCGGCTGGTCGCGGCGGTCCGGGCCGCGCTGTCGGCCGCCGACGGCGCAGCCGAGGTCCGGTTGCGAACCTCGGCGGTGGTACGGGAGTTGGCCGCCTCGGCGGCCGGCTGGCGGTTGACCGTCGGGCCGACCCGCAGCGCCGAGCGGGTCGACGTCGACGCGGTGGTGCTGGCGGTGCCGGCCCGGCCGGCGGCCCGGCTGCTCGCCGCGGTCGACTCCGCCGCAGCGGTCCGGGTCGGCGCGCTCGAGTACGCCAGCATCGCCCTGGTCACCCTGGCGGTGCCGCAGCCGCAACTGCCGGAGATCTCCGGCTTCCTGGTGCCGGCGACCGAGCGGACCATGACCAAGGCCGTCACCCTGTTCAGCACCAAGTGGGCCCAGCTGCGACGGTCGGACGGGCTGGCCGTGGTCCGTGCCTCGGTCGGCCGCCACGGCGACGAGCGGCTGCTGCAACGCTCCGACGACGAGCTGGTCGACGCGGTGCGTACCGAGCTGACCCGGCTCACCGGCGTCCGGCAGCCGGCCGCCGTGCAGTCGCACGTGCAGCGGTGGGGTGGCGCGCTGCCGCAGTATCCGCCGGGGCACCTGAGCCGGGTGGCGGCGGCCCGCCGGTCGCTGCGGGCCGCCGGGCACCGGCTGGCGTTGGCCGGCGCGGCCTACGACGGCATCGGCATCCCGGTGTGCGTGCGGTCCGGGGAGAACGCCGCCGATGAGATCCTGACAAACCTGGAAGGGGTACGCCGATGA
- the hemQ gene encoding hydrogen peroxide-dependent heme synthase: protein MSGDEQTNAARLRELNSTIRYTMWSVFRVAERLPALRDDMIGEVESLIGELAAKDVTVRGTYDVAGLRADADIMIWWHAADSDELQDAYGRLRRTALGRHLAPVWSQLALHRPAEFNKSHVPAFLAGEPARAYICVYPFVRSYEWYLLPEAERRAMLAEHGQMARPYPDVRANTVASFALGDYEWMLAFEADELHRIVDLMRDLRASSARRHVRAEVPFFTGRHRTVADLVGNLP, encoded by the coding sequence ATGAGTGGCGACGAGCAGACCAACGCGGCGCGGTTGCGTGAGCTGAATTCGACGATCCGGTACACCATGTGGTCGGTGTTCCGGGTCGCCGAGCGGCTGCCGGCGCTGCGTGACGACATGATCGGTGAGGTCGAGTCGCTGATCGGCGAGCTGGCAGCCAAGGACGTCACCGTCCGGGGCACCTACGACGTCGCCGGGCTGCGGGCCGACGCCGACATCATGATCTGGTGGCACGCGGCGGACAGCGACGAACTGCAGGACGCGTACGGGCGGTTGCGCCGGACGGCGTTGGGCCGGCACCTTGCCCCGGTCTGGTCCCAGCTGGCGCTGCACCGCCCGGCCGAGTTCAACAAGAGCCATGTGCCGGCGTTCCTGGCCGGCGAGCCGGCCCGGGCGTACATCTGCGTGTACCCGTTCGTCCGCTCGTACGAGTGGTACCTGCTGCCGGAGGCGGAGCGCCGGGCGATGCTGGCCGAGCACGGGCAGATGGCCCGGCCGTATCCGGACGTCCGGGCGAACACCGTCGCATCCTTCGCGCTCGGCGACTACGAGTGGATGCTCGCCTTCGAAGCGGACGAACTGCACCGGATCGTCGATCTGATGCGCGACCTGCGGGCCTCGTCGGCGCGCCGACACGTCCGCGCGGAGGTGCCGTTCTTCACCGGACGGCACCGTACCGTCGCCGACCTGGTCGGAAATCTGCCCTGA